Proteins encoded in a region of the Inquilinus sp. KBS0705 genome:
- a CDS encoding CDP-alcohol phosphatidyltransferase family protein has product MEQQTSVRTSVQLGIYKIIDPFVKVLIKLGLTPNAVTSIGFVLNVGVAAIFIIGGEDGDRADLSYIGWAGGLILFAGLFDMLDGQVARLGNMKSVFGALYDSVLDRYSELIMFLGICYYLVSHHYFLSSIFAFIALIGSMMVSYVRARAEGLGVEIKGGLMQRPERVITIGVFAIACGICSSYLPANYKLYIPGIRFHVFETMSIFTFPIALLAVLTNLTAFRRLMDAKKALSENQND; this is encoded by the coding sequence ATGGAACAGCAAACATCAGTACGTACCAGCGTTCAACTGGGGATATATAAAATTATTGATCCGTTTGTTAAGGTACTTATAAAACTTGGCCTTACGCCTAACGCGGTTACCTCTATAGGTTTTGTGTTAAACGTGGGGGTTGCAGCTATTTTTATTATTGGCGGCGAAGATGGCGACCGCGCCGACCTAAGCTATATTGGCTGGGCAGGCGGTTTAATTTTATTTGCCGGCTTGTTTGATATGCTCGACGGGCAGGTAGCACGCCTGGGTAACATGAAATCGGTATTTGGCGCTTTGTACGATTCGGTTTTAGACCGTTACAGCGAGCTGATCATGTTTTTAGGTATTTGCTATTACCTGGTATCTCACCACTATTTTTTAAGTTCGATATTTGCATTTATAGCGCTTATAGGCTCAATGATGGTTAGCTATGTAAGGGCCCGTGCCGAAGGTTTGGGTGTTGAAATAAAAGGTGGCTTAATGCAAAGGCCCGAAAGAGTGATCACTATTGGTGTTTTTGCTATTGCTTGCGGTATCTGCTCATCTTATTTACCGGCCAACTACAAATTGTATATACCGGGTATTCGTTTTCACGTATTCGAAACCATGTCGATATTTACATTTCCTATTGCTTTACTTGCCGTATTAACAAATTTAACTGCCTTTAGAAGGCTGATGGATGCTAAAAAAGCGCTATCTGAAAATCAGAATGA
- a CDS encoding inositol-3-phosphate synthase, with product MKINIKPAQGKLGILIPGLGAVATTLIAGVEAVKKGISQPVGSLTQMGSIRLGKRTENRHPKIKDFVPLAKLEDIVFGGWDVYEDNVYEAAMNAKVLEASLLNEVKEGLEAIIPMKAAFDKNYAKNLDGAHVKTGTRYELAQQVMEDIKNFQKEKGCDRVVLVWCGSTEVYFEGSEIHETLAAFEQALKDDDKRIAPSMIYAYAALKLGVPFANGAPNLTVDIPAMIELAKLTQTPIAGKDFKTGQTLMKTVLAPGLAARSLGVHGWFSTNILGNRDGLVLDDPDNFKTKEVSKLGVLEDILRPEDNPELYGEIFHKIRINYYPPHGDNKESWDNIDIFGWLGYKMQIKINFLCRDSILAAPIALDLALFSDMAKRANMSGIQEWLSFYLKSPQTAPGLHAENDIFKQLIKLENTLRYLMGEDLITHLGLDYYDDMFANS from the coding sequence ATGAAGATTAACATTAAACCTGCACAAGGAAAGCTTGGTATACTGATCCCCGGCTTAGGAGCCGTTGCAACAACACTTATAGCCGGTGTTGAAGCTGTTAAAAAAGGTATATCGCAACCTGTTGGTTCACTTACACAAATGGGAAGCATCCGTTTAGGTAAACGAACTGAAAACCGCCACCCAAAAATTAAAGATTTTGTGCCATTGGCAAAATTGGAAGATATTGTTTTTGGTGGATGGGATGTATATGAAGATAACGTATACGAAGCCGCGATGAATGCTAAAGTTTTAGAGGCATCTTTACTTAACGAAGTAAAAGAAGGCCTTGAAGCTATCATTCCGATGAAAGCCGCTTTTGATAAAAACTATGCTAAAAACCTTGACGGCGCCCACGTTAAAACAGGTACACGTTACGAATTGGCACAACAAGTTATGGAAGACATTAAAAACTTCCAGAAAGAAAAAGGCTGCGACCGTGTAGTATTAGTATGGTGCGGATCGACTGAAGTATACTTTGAAGGATCGGAAATCCATGAAACGCTTGCCGCTTTTGAACAAGCTTTAAAAGATGATGATAAGCGTATTGCGCCAAGTATGATATACGCATATGCAGCTTTAAAATTAGGTGTACCCTTCGCTAACGGTGCCCCTAACTTAACAGTTGATATCCCTGCTATGATCGAGTTGGCAAAACTAACGCAAACACCTATTGCAGGTAAAGATTTTAAAACAGGCCAAACATTAATGAAGACTGTTTTAGCACCTGGTTTAGCAGCACGCTCTTTAGGTGTACATGGCTGGTTCTCTACCAATATTTTGGGTAACCGCGATGGTTTGGTACTTGACGACCCAGATAACTTTAAAACTAAAGAGGTATCAAAATTAGGCGTGTTAGAAGATATTTTACGCCCCGAAGATAACCCTGAGTTATACGGAGAAATTTTCCACAAAATACGTATCAACTACTACCCTCCGCATGGCGATAACAAAGAAAGCTGGGATAACATTGACATATTTGGCTGGTTAGGTTATAAAATGCAAATTAAGATCAACTTTCTTTGCCGCGACTCGATATTAGCTGCGCCAATTGCATTAGACCTTGCCTTGTTTAGCGATATGGCTAAACGTGCAAACATGAGTGGTATACAAGAATGGTTATCATTCTACCTTAAATCGCCGCAAACTGCACCGGGCCTGCATGCCGAAAATGATATTTTCAAACAACTAATTAAATTAGAAAACACATTACGTTATTTAATGGGCGAAGACCTGATCACACACTTAGGCCTCGACTATTACGACGATATGTTTGCAAATTCATAA
- a CDS encoding GtrA family protein, translating to MATFVKAQASSIIATIFDFLTTIVCKEFFYLWYVIASLIGTISGGVTNFALGRVWVFKSKDETIPKQVIKYMAVWLGNLALTTAGVFLVTHYIGLSYIISKALVSVVVGVSYNYFLQKRFVFA from the coding sequence ATGGCAACATTTGTAAAGGCACAGGCCTCATCTATTATAGCAACGATATTTGACTTTTTGACCACAATAGTCTGTAAGGAATTTTTTTACCTTTGGTACGTAATTGCAAGCTTAATTGGCACTATTAGCGGTGGCGTAACAAACTTTGCTTTAGGCAGGGTTTGGGTATTTAAAAGCAAAGACGAAACCATACCAAAACAGGTTATAAAATACATGGCGGTTTGGTTAGGCAATTTAGCGCTTACCACAGCAGGGGTATTTTTAGTAACTCATTACATAGGTTTAAGTTACATTATATCAAAGGCTTTAGTTTCAGTTGTAGTTGGTGTCAGTTATAATTACTTTCTCCAAAAAAGGTTTGTATTTGCATAG
- a CDS encoding carboxypeptidase-like regulatory domain-containing protein: MNFKNFLKPLFFLILLFISTTLAAQTTVVTGTVTDAGNKQPLPFVTITFIGSTIGVNSNNDGKYTIRSAQNYTQLKVTYLGYKDAILTIQPGKEQVLNVRLFPSAKQLGEVVVKSKKNPPYHNKDNPAVELIRRVIANKAKNRPESYPFVEYREYDKMQFSLSNLSEKVPQKKFLRKYKFIFDNRDSTSYAGKSLLPIYLEEKLSQVYYRKNPEKLKEVVLGQKGVNFGPAFDSEGIGQYFKHLYEKVDIYDNSILLLGKQFLSPIADAAPTFYKFFITDTITTDNNIKLVQLSFTPRNTNDVLFEGDIYITLDGNYAVQKAGLTINKNINVNFVRSMHVDQDFEQNPDGRFHLSKSNTFADFGVTQKRKSGLFGVRTITYKNYIVNKPHPDTTYLPSVDIGDDAVKHRSESFWQQNRLDTLTTAESKVYKNIDSLTHMPSFRRTADIVTLLFAGFKGFGKFEVGPASTFYSFNPVEGFRLRLGGRTTTEFSKRVFLESYAAYGFKDDRWKYFLKGTYSLNSKSIYKFPQNYISASVQRDTKIPGQELQFIQEDNILLSFKRGTNDKYLYNDFYRIDYVHEYENHFSYKAGLRKWIQTPAGTLFPFLNGDNTIIQHLSTTEATFGLRYAPHEQYYQGKLFRTPIINQYPILSLDFTAGLKNVLNGEYGYQNVKFRGEKRFYIAPFGHSDIILEGNKTFGQLPYPLLNIHRANQTYAYVIDSYNLMNFLEFVSDKSVSINIDQHFEGFFFNKIPLFKRLKWRETASFKMLYGGVSDENNVSIHPSLYQYPTDGVGNPITYALGKTPYIEGSVGIENIFKFVRVDFVKRFTYLDHPDIAQWGIRTKIKFDF, translated from the coding sequence ATGAATTTTAAGAATTTTTTAAAGCCCCTATTTTTCTTAATCTTATTATTTATAAGTACCACGTTAGCAGCGCAAACCACTGTAGTAACCGGCACCGTTACCGATGCCGGCAATAAACAACCCCTGCCCTTTGTTACCATAACATTTATAGGCAGCACCATTGGCGTAAATAGCAATAACGATGGTAAATACACCATAAGGTCAGCTCAAAATTATACCCAGTTAAAAGTAACCTATCTTGGTTACAAGGATGCCATATTAACCATTCAACCCGGTAAAGAGCAGGTATTAAATGTAAGGCTATTCCCATCCGCTAAACAACTTGGCGAAGTGGTGGTAAAATCTAAAAAAAATCCACCCTACCATAATAAAGACAACCCCGCTGTTGAGTTGATACGTAGGGTTATAGCAAACAAAGCCAAAAATCGCCCAGAAAGCTACCCGTTTGTTGAATACCGGGAATACGACAAGATGCAGTTTTCGTTAAGTAACCTTTCGGAAAAGGTGCCTCAAAAAAAATTCCTGAGAAAATATAAATTCATTTTTGACAACAGAGATAGCACCAGTTACGCCGGTAAATCTTTACTTCCTATTTACCTGGAAGAGAAGCTGTCGCAGGTCTATTACCGTAAAAACCCCGAGAAACTTAAAGAGGTTGTACTTGGCCAAAAAGGTGTAAACTTTGGGCCTGCTTTTGATAGCGAAGGCATAGGCCAGTACTTTAAACACCTGTATGAAAAGGTAGATATTTATGATAATAGCATATTACTTTTGGGCAAGCAGTTTTTAAGCCCCATAGCTGACGCTGCACCAACCTTTTACAAGTTTTTTATAACAGATACTATCACTACCGATAATAATATAAAGCTGGTACAACTAAGTTTTACACCACGTAATACCAACGATGTACTGTTCGAAGGCGATATATACATCACACTTGATGGCAACTATGCTGTGCAAAAAGCCGGGTTAACCATTAATAAAAACATTAACGTAAACTTTGTACGGTCGATGCATGTTGACCAGGACTTTGAGCAAAACCCTGATGGCCGCTTTCACTTAAGTAAAAGCAATACATTTGCAGATTTTGGCGTAACACAAAAACGCAAGAGCGGCTTATTTGGCGTACGTACCATTACCTATAAAAACTATATTGTAAATAAACCGCACCCCGATACCACCTATTTGCCAAGCGTGGATATTGGAGATGATGCGGTTAAACACCGTAGCGAAAGCTTTTGGCAACAAAACCGTTTAGACACGCTTACAACGGCTGAATCTAAGGTGTATAAAAACATTGATAGCCTTACACATATGCCATCGTTTAGGCGTACGGCCGATATTGTAACGCTTTTATTTGCAGGCTTTAAGGGTTTTGGCAAATTTGAAGTTGGCCCTGCAAGCACATTTTACAGCTTTAACCCGGTAGAGGGTTTCAGGCTTAGGTTAGGCGGCCGAACAACCACGGAATTTAGTAAGCGTGTATTTTTAGAAAGCTATGCAGCTTATGGTTTTAAGGATGACCGATGGAAATACTTTTTAAAAGGCACCTACTCTTTAAACAGTAAAAGCATTTACAAATTCCCGCAAAACTACATCAGCGCAAGTGTACAGCGCGACACTAAAATACCCGGGCAAGAGTTACAATTTATACAGGAAGACAACATTTTATTGTCTTTTAAACGCGGCACCAACGATAAATATTTATATAACGACTTTTACCGTATAGATTATGTGCACGAGTATGAAAACCACTTTTCGTACAAAGCCGGTTTAAGGAAATGGATACAAACCCCCGCGGGTACCCTATTTCCGTTTTTAAATGGCGATAATACAATTATACAGCACCTATCTACAACCGAGGCTACCTTTGGCTTGCGTTATGCACCGCACGAACAATATTACCAGGGTAAGCTATTCCGCACCCCTATTATTAACCAGTACCCTATTTTGTCGTTAGACTTTACAGCCGGATTAAAAAATGTGCTTAATGGCGAATATGGTTATCAAAACGTAAAATTCCGGGGCGAAAAACGCTTTTATATTGCCCCTTTCGGCCACTCGGATATCATATTAGAAGGTAATAAAACGTTTGGGCAATTGCCATACCCGCTACTTAATATACATAGGGCTAACCAAACTTACGCTTACGTAATAGATTCTTACAACTTAATGAACTTTTTAGAGTTTGTGAGCGATAAATCGGTAAGTATCAATATCGACCAGCATTTTGAGGGCTTCTTCTTTAATAAGATCCCTTTGTTTAAACGCCTAAAATGGCGCGAGACAGCTTCTTTCAAGATGTTATATGGTGGTGTAAGCGATGAGAATAATGTATCTATACATCCGTCGTTATATCAATACCCAACAGATGGTGTTGGTAACCCCATTACTTATGCATTGGGTAAAACGCCTTACATTGAGGGAAGTGTGGGCATCGAAAACATTTTTAAGTTTGTGCGGGTTGACTTCGTAAAAAGGTTTACCTACTTGGATCATCCGGATATTGCACAATGGGGCATACGGACCAAGATCAAATTTGATTTTTAA